In one Ananas comosus cultivar F153 linkage group 12, ASM154086v1, whole genome shotgun sequence genomic region, the following are encoded:
- the LOC109718560 gene encoding syntaxin-61-like: MAVGSDFDQWRKDPFFSAAEEVQESADTMESMYRMWMRNRRIGFNSEASDELRRELRTALGTAKWQLEEFESAVHLSHEKYSSEENAITRHRQFIVAIKNQIRHTESELNDSFTEEGKQPLSWVQLDDEERDDLALFLSPIPQTSQEAKDITSYHKDVAVDSRDAKSLEPSKSGKSENDGLSQVARSNGSWEIQIDDEKRVDRKSVEMRQDMPSCLLNRFGITRSVEFVAKLRWFRNSFWKAKSEEHLQLRRGLSTYLEFNGITPFVQRFSGLTERSRSCFSGWKEKSVVPNVQKLSGRVDGVRQHIRGARYNMLFGRSLRITFLLLLSIILIVPFLFHST; this comes from the exons ATGGCGGTGGGGAGCGACTTCGACCAATGGCGGAAAGATCCCTTCTTctccgcggcggaggaggtccAGGAATCGGCCGATAC AATGGAATCTATGTATCGAATGTGGATGCGTAATCGAAGAATCGGGTTTAATTCGGAAGCTTCAGATGAACTGCGCAGGGAGCTTCGTACTGCTCTAGGCACTGCAAAATGGCAG TTGGAGGAGTTCGAGAGCGCGGTCCATTTAAGTCACGAAAAGTACTCATCGGAGGAGAACGCAATCACTAGGCATAGGCAATTTATAGTTGCAATTAAGAACCAAATTCGCCACACAGAGAGCGAGTTGAATGATTCTTTTACCGAAGAAGGGAAGCAGCCGCTTTCTTGGGTTCAATTAGACGATGAAGAACGCGACGATCTCGCGCTTTTTCTTTCTCCGATCCCGCAAACATCGCAAGAAGCAAAGGATATTACTAGCTATCACAAAGATGTAGCTGTAGATAGTCGAGATGCGAAATCTTTGGAGCCTTCCAAAAGCGGAAAAAGTGAAAACGACGGTCTCTCACAAGTAGCGCGGTCGAATGGTTCGTGGGAAATTCAAATTGACGATGAGAAGAGAGTGGATAGAAAATCGGTCGAGATGAGGCAGGATATGCCGAGTTGTTTGTTGAATCGTTTTGGTATTACAAGAAGTGTTGAATTTGTAGCGAAATTAAGGTGGTTTAGGAATAGTTTTTGGAAGGCTAAGAGTGAGGAGCACCTTCAGTTGAGGCGGGGGTTGTCGACTTACCTCGAGTTCAATGGAATCACTCCGTTTGTGCAG CGGTTTAGCGGCTTAACTGAAAGAAGCAGAAGCTGTTTCAGTGGCTGGAAGGAAAAGTCTGTAGTTCCCAATGTTCAGAAACTCTCCGGTAGGGTGGATGGAGTCCGACAGCATATACGTGGCGCCAGATACAACATGCTGTTCGGCCGATCTCTTAGGatcactttcttgcttttgttgaGTATCATATTAATTG TGCCATTCCTCTTCCACTCGACATGA